The Falco naumanni isolate bFalNau1 chromosome 14, bFalNau1.pat, whole genome shotgun sequence genome includes a window with the following:
- the FAM199X gene encoding protein FAM199X isoform X2 yields the protein MTEEPYEKFLAPEEPCPLLSHQHPPRGGSLSLSEEGCLDVSDFGCQLSSCHRTDPLHRFHSNRWNLTSCGTSVASSECSEELFSSVSVGDQDDCYSLLDDQEFTSFDLFPEGSVCSDVSSSISTYWDWSDSEFEWQLPGSDITSGSDVLSDVIPSIPSSPCLLPKKKNKHRNLDELPWSAMTNDEQVEYIEYLSRKVSTEMGLREQLDIIKIIDPTAQISPTDSEFIIELNCLTDEKLKQVRNYIKEHGPRQRSARESWKRSNYSCASTSGVSGASASSSSASMVSSASSSGSSVANSASNSSANMSRAHSDSNLSTSAADRIRDSKVKSVPSNGSYSKRPYARDS from the exons ATGACCGAGGAGCCGTACGAGAAGTTCCTGGCCCCCGAGGAGCCGTGCCCGCTGCTCTCGCACCAGCACCCGCCGCGGGGCGGCAGCTTGAGCCTGAGCGAGGAGGGCTGCCTGGACGTCAGCGACTTCGGCTGCCAGCTCTCGTCCTGCCACCGCACCGACCCGCTGCACCGCTtccactccaacag GTGGAACTTGACATCTTGTGGAACCAGCGTAGCCAGCTCGGAATGCAGTGAGGAGTTGTTCTCATCGGTTTCAGTTGGTGATCAAGATGACTGTTACTCTTTACTGGATGACCAGGAGTTCACCTCTTTTGATTTATTCCCTGAGGGCAGTGTCTGCAGTGATGTGTCGTCTTCTATCAGCACATACTGGGATTGGTCAGACAGTGAGTTTGAATGGCAG TTGCCTGGCAGCGACATTACAAGTGGGAGTGATGTACTTTCTGATGTTATACCTAGTATTCCGAGCTCTCCTTGTCTgcttccaaaaaagaaaaacaagcataGGAATCTTGATGAACTTCCATGGAGTGCAATGACAAATGATGAACAG GTTGAATATATTGAGTATTTGAGTCGCAAAGTCAGTACAGAGATGGGCCTTCGAGAGCAACTtgatattattaaaattattgatCCTACTGCTCAGATCTCACCTACGGATAGTGAATTCATTATTGAATTGAACTGTCTCacagatgaaaaactgaaacag GTGAGAAACTACATCAAGGAGCATGGACCTCGTCAACGATCTGCAAGGGAAAGCTGGAAGAGGAGTAACTACAGTTGTGCAAGTACCAGTGGTGTGAGCggtgccagtgccagcagcagcagtgccagcatgGTCAGCTCAGCGAGTAGCAGTGGCTCTAGTGTCGCTAACTCCGCTTCAAACTCAAGCGCCAACATGAGTCGAGCGCACAGTGATAGTAATTTGTCCACAAGTGCTGCAGACAGAATCCGGGATTCAAAAGTAAA AAGCGTTCCAAGCAACGGAAGCTACAGCAAAAGGCCTTACGCAAGAGACAGCTGA
- the FAM199X gene encoding protein FAM199X isoform X1 yields MTEEPYEKFLAPEEPCPLLSHQHPPRGGSLSLSEEGCLDVSDFGCQLSSCHRTDPLHRFHSNRWNLTSCGTSVASSECSEELFSSVSVGDQDDCYSLLDDQEFTSFDLFPEGSVCSDVSSSISTYWDWSDSEFEWQLPGSDITSGSDVLSDVIPSIPSSPCLLPKKKNKHRNLDELPWSAMTNDEQVEYIEYLSRKVSTEMGLREQLDIIKIIDPTAQISPTDSEFIIELNCLTDEKLKQVRNYIKEHGPRQRSARESWKRSNYSCASTSGVSGASASSSSASMVSSASSSGSSVANSASNSSANMSRAHSDSNLSTSAADRIRDSKKRSKQRKLQQKALRKRQLKEQRQARKERLSGLFLNEEVLSLKVTEEDHEGDVDVLM; encoded by the exons ATGACCGAGGAGCCGTACGAGAAGTTCCTGGCCCCCGAGGAGCCGTGCCCGCTGCTCTCGCACCAGCACCCGCCGCGGGGCGGCAGCTTGAGCCTGAGCGAGGAGGGCTGCCTGGACGTCAGCGACTTCGGCTGCCAGCTCTCGTCCTGCCACCGCACCGACCCGCTGCACCGCTtccactccaacag GTGGAACTTGACATCTTGTGGAACCAGCGTAGCCAGCTCGGAATGCAGTGAGGAGTTGTTCTCATCGGTTTCAGTTGGTGATCAAGATGACTGTTACTCTTTACTGGATGACCAGGAGTTCACCTCTTTTGATTTATTCCCTGAGGGCAGTGTCTGCAGTGATGTGTCGTCTTCTATCAGCACATACTGGGATTGGTCAGACAGTGAGTTTGAATGGCAG TTGCCTGGCAGCGACATTACAAGTGGGAGTGATGTACTTTCTGATGTTATACCTAGTATTCCGAGCTCTCCTTGTCTgcttccaaaaaagaaaaacaagcataGGAATCTTGATGAACTTCCATGGAGTGCAATGACAAATGATGAACAG GTTGAATATATTGAGTATTTGAGTCGCAAAGTCAGTACAGAGATGGGCCTTCGAGAGCAACTtgatattattaaaattattgatCCTACTGCTCAGATCTCACCTACGGATAGTGAATTCATTATTGAATTGAACTGTCTCacagatgaaaaactgaaacag GTGAGAAACTACATCAAGGAGCATGGACCTCGTCAACGATCTGCAAGGGAAAGCTGGAAGAGGAGTAACTACAGTTGTGCAAGTACCAGTGGTGTGAGCggtgccagtgccagcagcagcagtgccagcatgGTCAGCTCAGCGAGTAGCAGTGGCTCTAGTGTCGCTAACTCCGCTTCAAACTCAAGCGCCAACATGAGTCGAGCGCACAGTGATAGTAATTTGTCCACAAGTGCTGCAGACAGAATCCGGGATTCAAAA AAGCGTTCCAAGCAACGGAAGCTACAGCAAAAGGCCTTACGCAAGAGACAGCTGAAAGAACAAAGACAAGCCCGTAAGGAGAGACTGAGTGGATTATTTCTTAATGAAGAAGTGCTCTCTTTAAAAGTGACTGAGGAGGACCATGAAGGAGATGTGGATGTTTTAATGTGA